One region of Skermanella mucosa genomic DNA includes:
- a CDS encoding DnaT-like ssDNA-binding protein, producing the protein MIVVETGALDNAEANSYVSLSSFKGFLVLHGATTALERDDAELEAALIRAAAHIDTYRAKFLGRPVAFDQPLVWPRTAVTLDGFDVPSTTIPRIILQAQQQRALADLNGTLPETSQVVLRRRERLDVIEEETEYAPIPASARPTGDITRLLSPLFGSRSTGEIVRG; encoded by the coding sequence ATGATCGTCGTGGAAACCGGGGCGCTCGACAACGCCGAGGCCAATTCTTACGTCAGCCTGTCCTCGTTCAAGGGGTTCCTGGTGCTGCACGGCGCGACTACCGCACTGGAACGCGACGACGCCGAACTGGAAGCGGCCCTGATTCGGGCGGCAGCGCACATCGATACCTACCGGGCCAAGTTCCTCGGCCGACCGGTAGCCTTCGACCAGCCGCTCGTCTGGCCGCGTACCGCCGTCACCCTGGACGGCTTCGACGTTCCCTCGACCACGATCCCGCGCATCATCCTCCAGGCGCAGCAGCAGCGCGCCCTCGCCGATCTGAACGGCACCCTGCCCGAGACCTCCCAGGTGGTCCTGCGTCGCCGTGAACGACTGGACGTGATCGAGGAAGAGACGGAATACGCCCCGATTCCGGCGTCCGCCCGGCCGACCGGCGACATCACCCGCCTGCTGTCGCCGCTGTTCGGTAGCCGCTCGACCGGCGAGATCGTCCGAGGATGA
- a CDS encoding phage tail terminator-like protein — protein MAVSYTALETALGNHLRAIPGVTHIAWPNVPFTAPKTALWVRPTLLAARAATLTYGTSSVSGFPGVYRINVFGPKGQGIAPVSKLVDDIINAFRAASIDADGINIEVENAWRSSSLSDDLYFQITADISINFIS, from the coding sequence ATGGCTGTCAGCTACACCGCGTTAGAAACCGCGCTCGGGAACCACCTACGGGCCATCCCCGGCGTCACCCACATCGCTTGGCCGAATGTCCCGTTCACCGCGCCGAAGACCGCCCTGTGGGTTCGCCCCACCCTGCTGGCCGCGCGCGCCGCGACGCTGACCTACGGCACCAGTTCGGTTTCCGGGTTCCCCGGCGTCTACCGGATCAACGTGTTCGGACCCAAGGGCCAGGGCATCGCCCCGGTTTCCAAGCTGGTTGACGACATCATCAACGCTTTCCGCGCCGCCAGCATCGATGCGGATGGCATAAATATCGAAGTCGAGAACGCATGGCGTTCGTCTTCGCTTTCGGACGATCTGTATTTCCAGATCACGGCCGACATTTCGATCAATTTTATTAGTTAG
- a CDS encoding phage minor head protein, protein MSVNEDLADRALAHAIDLQRLSAGERRSLLSFLEELQDEISALLVGYKPGARSETQRRRLTELLAIITETITASYSAMAKQHIAHLTELAEIEALATVKALTASLPVKLALVTPTGNQLKSIMADLVIEGAPVSVHWTRLAGDMAARAHDEIRKGLIAGETGPDLVKRIVGSKTTPALIDAPKRHVTSLVKTSTAAVGNTARMETYQQNSDVVKGVQQLSTLDGRTSAVCIAYSGKSWQLDGKPIGHNLPMNGGCPRHYNCRSVLIGIVRSWKELGIDLEEAPPGTRASLDGQVPSSLTFDQWLAKKDRKFLDQLLGPGRADLYARGKITASDLVDQTGRPMSLETLRAKYR, encoded by the coding sequence ATGTCGGTCAACGAGGATTTGGCCGACCGGGCGCTCGCGCACGCGATTGACCTCCAGCGGCTCAGCGCCGGGGAACGGCGCTCCCTGCTGTCCTTTTTGGAAGAGCTTCAGGACGAGATATCCGCGCTGCTGGTCGGCTACAAGCCCGGTGCCCGGAGCGAGACTCAGCGCAGGCGATTGACCGAACTGCTGGCGATCATCACGGAAACGATCACCGCCAGCTACTCGGCCATGGCGAAGCAGCACATCGCCCACCTGACCGAACTGGCCGAGATCGAAGCCCTCGCCACGGTCAAGGCGCTGACCGCCAGCCTGCCGGTCAAGCTGGCTCTGGTCACCCCGACCGGGAACCAGTTGAAGTCGATCATGGCCGATCTGGTCATCGAAGGCGCGCCGGTTTCAGTGCACTGGACGCGCCTCGCCGGGGACATGGCAGCGCGCGCCCATGATGAAATCCGCAAGGGGCTGATCGCCGGGGAGACCGGTCCCGATCTGGTCAAGCGGATCGTCGGCAGCAAGACCACCCCGGCGTTGATCGACGCGCCCAAGCGCCACGTCACCAGTCTGGTCAAGACCTCGACCGCCGCAGTCGGCAACACGGCGCGGATGGAGACCTACCAGCAGAACAGCGACGTGGTGAAGGGTGTCCAACAGCTATCCACCTTAGATGGTAGGACTTCCGCAGTGTGCATTGCATACTCGGGGAAATCCTGGCAGTTAGATGGCAAGCCCATCGGCCACAACCTACCTATGAACGGTGGGTGCCCACGTCACTACAATTGTCGAAGTGTCCTGATTGGAATTGTCCGCTCGTGGAAGGAGTTGGGGATCGACCTGGAGGAAGCCCCGCCCGGCACCCGCGCCAGCCTGGACGGACAGGTGCCATCAAGCCTGACCTTCGACCAGTGGCTCGCCAAGAAGGACAGGAAGTTCCTTGACCAATTGCTCGGCCCCGGCCGCGCCGACCTTTACGCACGCGGCAAGATCACGGCCAGCGACCTCGTGGACCAGACCGGCCGTCCCATGAGCCTGGAAACCCTGCGGGCTAAATACCGCTAA
- a CDS encoding HK97 gp10 family phage protein, which yields MADQFVLDLQKFAKLTEDKITLALRKIILEIFTRVVERTPVRDGRARGGWQVGINVRPEGETSRIDKDGSPTISAGEADILRAMLRDEIWICNGVPYIGILETGSSTQAPHGFLAITLREFQQIVKSAPNK from the coding sequence ATGGCCGATCAGTTCGTTCTCGATCTCCAGAAGTTCGCCAAGCTCACCGAGGACAAGATCACCCTGGCGCTGCGCAAGATCATCTTGGAAATCTTCACCCGCGTCGTTGAACGAACTCCGGTCCGCGATGGGCGAGCCAGAGGTGGGTGGCAGGTCGGAATCAACGTCCGACCCGAGGGCGAAACCAGCCGGATCGACAAGGACGGCAGTCCGACCATCTCGGCGGGCGAGGCCGACATCCTGCGCGCCATGCTTCGGGACGAAATCTGGATTTGTAACGGTGTCCCGTACATCGGAATTCTTGAGACCGGCAGCAGCACCCAGGCACCTCACGGGTTCCTGGCGATCACGCTGCGCGAATTCCAACAGATCGTGAAGTCGGCTCCGAATAAATAG
- a CDS encoding phage tail tube protein, whose amino-acid sequence MAFTQGSRSRISFIAETTLGVTPATPVFQAINFQSFDLAPTLTMSENPVIRSDRNSSLPTPGNQGSTGQIVGPLHYQGYDSLIAGALGGTWTANVVKNGVLKPTFSMERAHLDTAQYGIGRGMYVNGMTLNFAAGEPVGATFNMIGKSFAWSSAEPQVSFATSTTDPVSANNLMRSASGVVTEGGQTIALMTSANITLNNGGEQLYVYGSNSAAELSQSTVQVTGTISLYWENKTMIQKFLSGAQSSLSIKASNGTNEYTITLPAIRYTGGNAPVSTAGALTLEMPFVAGYDATADCTISVTRTA is encoded by the coding sequence ATGGCGTTTACCCAAGGCTCCCGCAGCCGGATTTCGTTCATCGCAGAGACCACTTTGGGCGTGACGCCCGCCACCCCGGTTTTCCAGGCGATCAATTTCCAGTCGTTCGATCTGGCACCGACGCTCACCATGTCCGAGAATCCGGTGATCCGCAGCGACCGCAACTCCAGTCTGCCGACACCTGGGAACCAGGGCTCGACCGGCCAGATCGTCGGGCCGCTGCATTACCAGGGTTATGATTCGCTGATCGCGGGCGCGCTGGGCGGCACCTGGACCGCGAATGTCGTCAAGAACGGCGTCCTGAAGCCGACCTTCTCGATGGAGCGCGCGCACCTCGACACCGCCCAGTACGGTATCGGTCGCGGCATGTACGTCAACGGCATGACGCTGAACTTCGCGGCGGGTGAGCCGGTCGGCGCTACCTTCAACATGATCGGCAAGAGCTTCGCCTGGAGCAGCGCCGAGCCGCAGGTTTCGTTCGCGACCTCCACGACCGATCCGGTTTCCGCCAACAACCTGATGCGGTCGGCGTCCGGTGTCGTAACAGAAGGTGGTCAGACCATTGCTCTGATGACTTCGGCGAACATCACCCTGAACAACGGCGGCGAACAGCTTTACGTCTACGGCTCGAATAGTGCCGCTGAACTGTCGCAGAGCACGGTCCAGGTGACCGGGACCATCTCCCTGTACTGGGAGAACAAGACGATGATCCAGAAATTCCTGAGCGGTGCCCAGTCCTCGCTCTCGATCAAGGCCAGCAATGGCACCAACGAATACACGATCACCCTGCCCGCGATCCGCTACACGGGCGGCAACGCGCCGGTTTCGACGGCGGGCGCGCTGACTCTCGAAATGCCCTTCGTGGCCGGTTACGACGCCACGGCGGACTGCACCATCTCGGTGACGAGGACCGCGTAA
- a CDS encoding terminase large subunit domain-containing protein yields MSSVLLPDGVLRTTINFQYRRWQREVLPLMTHWVAMNVHRGGGKTVFCTMRLIQAALTTKTKNGIPAKFSYVGMSISHARQTIWNELKHYLAPLGDKVQFNSNDNTVTFENGNIILLSGYEDPERNRGLHLHGLVLDEAQGCPQKVWDEILMATLAQNEAWLIVIGTPRGTGNLFHKFCLQGDDPNDDTITTITRTVADTGEMSPTMWKRILANGDRDAIRQEYFCDFMARVKNRVYSNFDTRTSFPAGDDTKPHIDPSIRFDKDRPVWVGMDFNVGTLPAVCAQMQDDGTIHIFNELTLHDTTTDRMAALLRAEFPNQNVIICPDASGTQRKTSALAGSDITILKRMGFEVRIPTMNPRTKHRVLACQVALESADGTRSVFIHPRCKRLIECLTLQQYNANGDPDKTKGFDHHADAFGYLICALRPIKYNRTRSREFIL; encoded by the coding sequence TTGTCGAGCGTTCTTCTGCCGGACGGCGTGCTCCGGACCACGATTAACTTTCAGTACCGGCGCTGGCAGCGCGAGGTTCTTCCGCTGATGACCCACTGGGTCGCGATGAACGTTCATCGCGGCGGGGGCAAAACCGTTTTCTGCACGATGCGCCTCATCCAGGCAGCCCTCACGACCAAGACCAAGAATGGTATCCCGGCGAAATTTTCATACGTCGGGATGTCGATCAGCCATGCCCGCCAAACCATTTGGAACGAACTGAAGCATTACCTCGCTCCACTGGGCGACAAGGTTCAGTTCAACAGCAACGACAACACCGTAACCTTCGAGAACGGCAACATAATCCTGTTGTCGGGCTACGAGGACCCCGAGCGCAATCGCGGTTTGCACCTTCACGGACTGGTGCTCGATGAGGCGCAGGGATGCCCACAGAAGGTGTGGGACGAGATCCTGATGGCGACGCTGGCGCAGAACGAGGCGTGGCTGATCGTGATCGGCACGCCGCGCGGCACGGGGAACCTGTTCCACAAGTTCTGCCTCCAGGGCGACGACCCGAACGACGACACGATCACCACGATTACCCGAACCGTCGCCGATACCGGCGAGATGTCGCCGACCATGTGGAAACGAATCCTGGCGAACGGTGACCGGGACGCCATCCGCCAGGAGTATTTTTGCGATTTCATGGCTCGGGTGAAAAACCGGGTCTATTCCAACTTCGACACCCGGACCAGCTTCCCCGCAGGCGATGACACCAAACCGCACATCGACCCGTCGATCCGGTTCGACAAGGACCGGCCGGTGTGGGTCGGCATGGACTTCAACGTGGGAACGTTGCCCGCCGTCTGTGCCCAGATGCAGGACGACGGCACGATCCACATCTTCAACGAACTCACCCTGCACGACACCACGACCGACCGGATGGCGGCGCTGTTGCGCGCGGAGTTCCCGAACCAGAACGTGATCATCTGCCCCGACGCCTCGGGCACCCAGCGCAAAACCTCGGCGCTCGCGGGGTCGGACATAACGATCCTGAAAAGGATGGGTTTCGAGGTCCGAATCCCGACCATGAATCCCCGGACCAAACACCGCGTGCTCGCCTGTCAGGTGGCGCTGGAGAGCGCGGACGGCACCCGGTCGGTGTTCATCCACCCCCGCTGTAAGCGCCTGATCGAGTGCCTGACGCTTCAGCAGTACAACGCGAACGGCGACCCGGACAAGACCAAGGGCTTCGACCACCACGCCGACGCCTTCGGCTACCTGATCTGCGCCCTGCGGCCGATCAAATACAACCGGACCCGGAGCCGGGAATTCATCCTCTGA
- a CDS encoding major capsid protein — MAKMQTADLAYIVQNSAPYIREASVKKSVFFGSGVITPVPGLTIPKGGQVTIPNFGRIASTAQVLRDDQPLVTSKITTGKQVGVVVNRGDAWSVNDLVGAYAGEDFVGEIESQIGEYWSDQIDQHAVSVVKGVTGALAATNAHNISGLTGSDAVISNQSFNAALHRLGDARGKLAMVVAHSDVIQKLEDLSMLDNLTVSEMPDVQTIRKRPILETDSLTPTGGVYDMYIVSRGLLAFGEGLNLGDELESDRDILARDTVITSVRSYTIHPFGMSYGGTAIGTNGQTPTNADFATAGNWTRVFDPKNIGVVKFSFKLA; from the coding sequence ATGGCTAAGATGCAGACTGCCGATCTGGCGTATATCGTCCAGAACTCGGCCCCCTACATTCGCGAAGCGAGCGTCAAAAAGAGCGTTTTCTTCGGCTCGGGCGTTATCACGCCGGTCCCCGGCCTCACCATTCCGAAGGGTGGGCAGGTGACGATCCCGAATTTCGGTCGGATCGCCTCGACCGCCCAGGTTCTCCGTGATGACCAGCCGCTCGTCACCTCGAAGATCACCACCGGCAAGCAGGTCGGCGTCGTCGTCAACCGTGGCGATGCGTGGTCGGTCAATGACCTCGTGGGTGCGTACGCAGGCGAGGATTTCGTCGGCGAGATCGAAAGCCAGATCGGCGAATACTGGAGCGACCAGATCGACCAGCACGCCGTCTCGGTCGTCAAGGGCGTGACCGGCGCGCTGGCCGCGACCAACGCTCACAACATTTCGGGCCTCACCGGCTCCGACGCCGTGATCAGCAACCAGAGCTTCAACGCGGCCCTCCATCGCCTCGGTGACGCTCGCGGCAAGCTGGCGATGGTCGTCGCTCACAGCGACGTGATCCAGAAACTCGAAGACCTCAGCATGCTGGACAATCTGACCGTTTCGGAAATGCCCGACGTGCAGACGATCCGCAAGCGCCCGATCCTGGAGACCGACAGCCTGACCCCGACCGGCGGCGTCTACGACATGTACATCGTGTCGCGCGGCCTGCTGGCCTTCGGTGAAGGGTTGAATCTTGGTGACGAACTGGAGTCGGACCGCGACATTTTGGCCCGTGACACCGTGATCACCAGCGTCCGGTCATATACGATTCATCCATTCGGAATGAGCTATGGCGGCACCGCCATCGGCACCAACGGTCAGACCCCGACGAACGCGGACTTCGCGACGGCTGGCAACTGGACCCGCGTGTTTGATCCCAAGAACATCGGTGTTGTGAAGTTCAGCTTCAAGCTGGCCTAA
- a CDS encoding phage tail assembly chaperone, protein MTGRTPQELLDEPAVPRAYAELIETLWHLNSSSGGEGISYREIDSYMRCTGAILHPWECEALVKLATVIQHAMVEQRRGTE, encoded by the coding sequence ATGACTGGTCGCACGCCCCAAGAACTGCTGGACGAACCGGCCGTCCCGAGGGCGTACGCCGAGCTTATCGAAACCCTCTGGCATCTAAATAGTAGTAGTGGTGGCGAGGGAATCTCCTACCGCGAGATCGACAGCTACATGCGATGTACCGGAGCGATCCTCCATCCGTGGGAATGCGAGGCACTGGTGAAGCTGGCCACGGTCATCCAGCACGCTATGGTTGAGCAACGGAGGGGAACTGAATGA
- a CDS encoding DUF4055 domain-containing protein, with the protein MNVFNPSHAYLDMQAHRHLPRTLWAGLRAMQACGELYLPREPGESQPNYEVRLRRSTLFNQFSRTIETAAGKVFSKPLRFVDLPPDLEPFLENCDQMGNHIDIFARDWFREALVDGLAFACVDVSRTTPPGQPVTVDDRKSGRVRPYVVMYKAGDVLETRFETVDGVPVLTRVRIRESRFVPDPANDYAEIFVERVRELRPGSYTVYERQADGDKVIATGSTGLSFIPFTCLMLGRRIAPMTAYPALANLATENLRHYQSQSDQNNILRIVRVPLLHLAGFDEVDDEGNKRTVVVGPNTLLESGEMGKAQYVEHSGAGVGSGFEDLRSIEERMNQMGMSLTVRQTTGDITATENNLVSSEAHSALGAMATSLQDSLELLLAYAAQAIGLPGDGGSVIVHKTFGSDGNSIVEAQLLTQARANRDITQLTFLRELKRRAILNEDFSPEDEVEAVGDEQPEPLIGSPLALNTAPADDDGDGE; encoded by the coding sequence TTGAACGTATTCAATCCCAGTCACGCATATTTGGATATGCAGGCTCACCGGCATCTGCCTCGCACTCTTTGGGCCGGGCTGCGCGCGATGCAGGCATGCGGTGAGCTTTACCTGCCGCGCGAGCCGGGCGAGAGCCAGCCGAACTACGAAGTCCGCCTGCGGCGCAGCACCTTGTTCAACCAGTTCAGCCGGACGATTGAGACCGCAGCCGGAAAAGTTTTCAGCAAGCCGCTGAGGTTTGTCGATCTGCCGCCCGATCTGGAGCCCTTCCTGGAGAATTGCGACCAGATGGGCAACCACATCGACATCTTCGCGCGCGATTGGTTCCGCGAAGCCCTCGTGGACGGTCTGGCGTTCGCGTGCGTGGACGTATCGCGCACCACGCCGCCCGGTCAACCGGTCACCGTGGACGACCGGAAGTCCGGCCGGGTGCGCCCCTACGTCGTGATGTACAAGGCGGGCGATGTGCTGGAAACCCGGTTCGAGACGGTCGATGGCGTGCCGGTGCTGACCCGCGTGCGCATCCGGGAGAGCCGGTTCGTCCCCGACCCGGCTAATGACTACGCCGAAATCTTCGTTGAACGGGTTCGCGAACTTCGGCCGGGCTCGTACACGGTCTACGAACGGCAGGCCGATGGCGACAAGGTGATCGCGACCGGTTCGACCGGACTTTCGTTCATCCCGTTCACGTGCCTGATGTTGGGTCGGCGGATCGCCCCGATGACGGCTTACCCGGCGCTGGCGAACCTCGCGACGGAGAACCTGCGGCACTACCAGAGCCAGAGCGACCAGAACAACATCCTGCGCATCGTCCGGGTGCCGCTTCTGCATCTGGCGGGCTTCGATGAAGTAGATGACGAAGGGAACAAGCGGACGGTCGTGGTCGGTCCGAACACTTTGCTTGAGTCCGGAGAAATGGGCAAGGCGCAGTACGTCGAACATTCAGGAGCCGGTGTCGGTTCTGGTTTCGAGGACTTACGTTCTATCGAAGAGCGCATGAACCAGATGGGTATGTCCTTGACCGTTCGCCAGACGACCGGCGATATTACTGCGACCGAGAATAATTTGGTTTCCTCCGAGGCGCATTCGGCCCTCGGCGCGATGGCGACCAGCTTGCAGGACAGCCTGGAACTGCTGCTGGCCTACGCCGCCCAGGCCATCGGCCTGCCGGGCGACGGCGGCAGCGTGATCGTGCACAAGACGTTCGGTTCGGACGGCAACTCCATCGTGGAGGCCCAGCTTCTCACCCAGGCCCGCGCAAATCGCGACATCACGCAACTGACCTTTTTGCGCGAATTGAAGCGCCGGGCGATCCTGAACGAGGATTTCTCCCCGGAGGACGAAGTGGAGGCGGTCGGCGACGAGCAGCCGGAACCGTTGATCGGGTCACCGCTGGCGCTCAACACCGCCCCGGCCGATGACGACGGCGACGGCGAGTAA